The following proteins are encoded in a genomic region of Syngnathoides biaculeatus isolate LvHL_M chromosome 15, ASM1980259v1, whole genome shotgun sequence:
- the brms1la gene encoding breast cancer metastasis-suppressor 1-like protein-A isoform X2: MRTIRKLCPNGRRLLTVRFIVGGSHWVEHPSIASQTAASRVIFAAMPVHRDREKKESTAEDMEVEDHDQEGSSSEEEDSETSSVSEDGDSSEMDEEDCERRRMECLDEMSNLEKQFTDLKDQLYRERLTQVNSKLAEVEAGRAAEYLDPLAVLLENMQVRTKVAGNLNVSQNRSMPWRLRSHSKPLFLSGIYKELCLESVKNKYKCEIQAACQHWESEKLLLFDTVQSELEEKIRRLEEDRHSIDITSELWHDELSGRKKRRDPFSPEKRRRRPSVVSGPYIVYMLPDLDILEDWTAIRKAVASLGPHRGKVESDTSAFPFRPDRSRPILNC; encoded by the exons ATGCGCACTATTAGAAAACTATGTCCAAATGGACGCCGTTTATTGACAGTAAGATTCATAGTTGGCGGATCGCACTGGgtagagcatccatccattgcaTCTCAGACTGCAGCCTCAAG AGTAATTTTTGCTGCCATGCCAGTGCACCGTGACCGTGAAAAGAAGGAGAGCACAGCAGAGGACATGGAGGTGGAGGATCATGATCAAGAAGGATCCAGTTCAGAGGAGGAGGATTCTGAAACATCGTCTGTCTCCGAAGATGGAGACAGCTCCG AAATGGATGAAGAGGATTGTGAGCGAAGAAGGATGGAGTGTTTGGATGAAATGTCAAATCTAGAGAAACAGTTTACTGATCTCAAAGACca GCTGTATCGGGAACGTCTCACTCAGGTCAACAGCAAGCTGGCAGAAGTGGAGGCCGGTCGTGCAGCAGAATATTTAGATCCTCTGGCCGTGCTGCTGGAGAACATGCAGGTTCGCACCAAGGTGGCAGGTAATCTTAACGTGTCACAAAATCGATCTATGCCCTGGCGCCTGCGTTCACATTCCAAACCCCTGTTTTTGTCAGGCATCTACAAGGAGTTGTGCTTGGAGTCTGTGAAGAATAAGTACAAGTGTGAGATCCAGGCTGCATGCCAGCACTGGGAG AGTGAGAAACTGTTGTTGTTTGATACGGTTCAAAGTGAACTGGAAGAGAAAATAAGAAGACTGGAGGAAGACAGACACAGCATTGATATAACATCAG AGCTGTGGCATGACGAGCTATccggaaggaagaaaagaagagaTCCTTTTAGTCCGGAGAAGAGAAGGAGACGACCTTCAGTAGTGTCTG GGCCTTATATAGTCTACATGCTTCCCGACTTGGACATCCTGGAGGACTGGACAGCGATCAGAAAG GCTGTCGCCAGCCTCGGCCCCCACAGAGGGAAGGTGGAGTCCGACACGTCCGCTTTCCCGTTCAGACCGGACAGAAGCCGACCCATTCTCAACTGCTGA
- the brms1la gene encoding breast cancer metastasis-suppressor 1-like protein-A isoform X4, which translates to MYVWAFFPRKVIVLKQTSNVHRDREKKESTAEDMEVEDHDQEGSSSEEEDSETSSVSEDGDSSEMDEEDCERRRMECLDEMSNLEKQFTDLKDQLYRERLTQVNSKLAEVEAGRAAEYLDPLAVLLENMQVRTKVAGNLNVSQNRSMPWRLRSHSKPLFLSGIYKELCLESVKNKYKCEIQAACQHWESEKLLLFDTVQSELEEKIRRLEEDRHSIDITSELWHDELSGRKKRRDPFSPEKRRRRPSVVSGPYIVYMLPDLDILEDWTAIRKAVASLGPHRGKVESDTSAFPFRPDRSRPILNC; encoded by the exons ATGTATGTTTGGgcattttttccaagaaaagttATAGTGCTGAAACAAACCTCCAACG TGCACCGTGACCGTGAAAAGAAGGAGAGCACAGCAGAGGACATGGAGGTGGAGGATCATGATCAAGAAGGATCCAGTTCAGAGGAGGAGGATTCTGAAACATCGTCTGTCTCCGAAGATGGAGACAGCTCCG AAATGGATGAAGAGGATTGTGAGCGAAGAAGGATGGAGTGTTTGGATGAAATGTCAAATCTAGAGAAACAGTTTACTGATCTCAAAGACca GCTGTATCGGGAACGTCTCACTCAGGTCAACAGCAAGCTGGCAGAAGTGGAGGCCGGTCGTGCAGCAGAATATTTAGATCCTCTGGCCGTGCTGCTGGAGAACATGCAGGTTCGCACCAAGGTGGCAGGTAATCTTAACGTGTCACAAAATCGATCTATGCCCTGGCGCCTGCGTTCACATTCCAAACCCCTGTTTTTGTCAGGCATCTACAAGGAGTTGTGCTTGGAGTCTGTGAAGAATAAGTACAAGTGTGAGATCCAGGCTGCATGCCAGCACTGGGAG AGTGAGAAACTGTTGTTGTTTGATACGGTTCAAAGTGAACTGGAAGAGAAAATAAGAAGACTGGAGGAAGACAGACACAGCATTGATATAACATCAG AGCTGTGGCATGACGAGCTATccggaaggaagaaaagaagagaTCCTTTTAGTCCGGAGAAGAGAAGGAGACGACCTTCAGTAGTGTCTG GGCCTTATATAGTCTACATGCTTCCCGACTTGGACATCCTGGAGGACTGGACAGCGATCAGAAAG GCTGTCGCCAGCCTCGGCCCCCACAGAGGGAAGGTGGAGTCCGACACGTCCGCTTTCCCGTTCAGACCGGACAGAAGCCGACCCATTCTCAACTGCTGA
- the brms1la gene encoding breast cancer metastasis-suppressor 1-like protein-A isoform X6: protein MPVHRDREKKESTAEDMEVEDHDQEGSSSEEEDSETSSVSEDGDSSEMDEEDCERRRMECLDEMSNLEKQFTDLKDQLYRERLTQVNSKLAEVEAGRAAEYLDPLAVLLENMQVRTKVAGNLNVSQNRSMPWRLRSHSKPLFLSGIYKELCLESVKNKYKCEIQAACQHWESEKLLLFDTVQSELEEKIRRLEEDRHSIDITSELWHDELSGRKKRRDPFSPEKRRRRPSVVSGPYIVYMLPDLDILEDWTAIRKAVASLGPHRGKVESDTSAFPFRPDRSRPILNC, encoded by the exons ATGCCAGTGCACCGTGACCGTGAAAAGAAGGAGAGCACAGCAGAGGACATGGAGGTGGAGGATCATGATCAAGAAGGATCCAGTTCAGAGGAGGAGGATTCTGAAACATCGTCTGTCTCCGAAGATGGAGACAGCTCCG AAATGGATGAAGAGGATTGTGAGCGAAGAAGGATGGAGTGTTTGGATGAAATGTCAAATCTAGAGAAACAGTTTACTGATCTCAAAGACca GCTGTATCGGGAACGTCTCACTCAGGTCAACAGCAAGCTGGCAGAAGTGGAGGCCGGTCGTGCAGCAGAATATTTAGATCCTCTGGCCGTGCTGCTGGAGAACATGCAGGTTCGCACCAAGGTGGCAGGTAATCTTAACGTGTCACAAAATCGATCTATGCCCTGGCGCCTGCGTTCACATTCCAAACCCCTGTTTTTGTCAGGCATCTACAAGGAGTTGTGCTTGGAGTCTGTGAAGAATAAGTACAAGTGTGAGATCCAGGCTGCATGCCAGCACTGGGAG AGTGAGAAACTGTTGTTGTTTGATACGGTTCAAAGTGAACTGGAAGAGAAAATAAGAAGACTGGAGGAAGACAGACACAGCATTGATATAACATCAG AGCTGTGGCATGACGAGCTATccggaaggaagaaaagaagagaTCCTTTTAGTCCGGAGAAGAGAAGGAGACGACCTTCAGTAGTGTCTG GGCCTTATATAGTCTACATGCTTCCCGACTTGGACATCCTGGAGGACTGGACAGCGATCAGAAAG GCTGTCGCCAGCCTCGGCCCCCACAGAGGGAAGGTGGAGTCCGACACGTCCGCTTTCCCGTTCAGACCGGACAGAAGCCGACCCATTCTCAACTGCTGA
- the brms1la gene encoding breast cancer metastasis-suppressor 1-like protein-A isoform X1, which produces MRTIRKLCPNGRRLLTVRFIVGGSHWVEHPSIASQTAASSRVIFAAMPVHRDREKKESTAEDMEVEDHDQEGSSSEEEDSETSSVSEDGDSSEMDEEDCERRRMECLDEMSNLEKQFTDLKDQLYRERLTQVNSKLAEVEAGRAAEYLDPLAVLLENMQVRTKVAGNLNVSQNRSMPWRLRSHSKPLFLSGIYKELCLESVKNKYKCEIQAACQHWESEKLLLFDTVQSELEEKIRRLEEDRHSIDITSELWHDELSGRKKRRDPFSPEKRRRRPSVVSGPYIVYMLPDLDILEDWTAIRKAVASLGPHRGKVESDTSAFPFRPDRSRPILNC; this is translated from the exons ATGCGCACTATTAGAAAACTATGTCCAAATGGACGCCGTTTATTGACAGTAAGATTCATAGTTGGCGGATCGCACTGGgtagagcatccatccattgcaTCTCAGACTGCAGCCTCAAG CAGAGTAATTTTTGCTGCCATGCCAGTGCACCGTGACCGTGAAAAGAAGGAGAGCACAGCAGAGGACATGGAGGTGGAGGATCATGATCAAGAAGGATCCAGTTCAGAGGAGGAGGATTCTGAAACATCGTCTGTCTCCGAAGATGGAGACAGCTCCG AAATGGATGAAGAGGATTGTGAGCGAAGAAGGATGGAGTGTTTGGATGAAATGTCAAATCTAGAGAAACAGTTTACTGATCTCAAAGACca GCTGTATCGGGAACGTCTCACTCAGGTCAACAGCAAGCTGGCAGAAGTGGAGGCCGGTCGTGCAGCAGAATATTTAGATCCTCTGGCCGTGCTGCTGGAGAACATGCAGGTTCGCACCAAGGTGGCAGGTAATCTTAACGTGTCACAAAATCGATCTATGCCCTGGCGCCTGCGTTCACATTCCAAACCCCTGTTTTTGTCAGGCATCTACAAGGAGTTGTGCTTGGAGTCTGTGAAGAATAAGTACAAGTGTGAGATCCAGGCTGCATGCCAGCACTGGGAG AGTGAGAAACTGTTGTTGTTTGATACGGTTCAAAGTGAACTGGAAGAGAAAATAAGAAGACTGGAGGAAGACAGACACAGCATTGATATAACATCAG AGCTGTGGCATGACGAGCTATccggaaggaagaaaagaagagaTCCTTTTAGTCCGGAGAAGAGAAGGAGACGACCTTCAGTAGTGTCTG GGCCTTATATAGTCTACATGCTTCCCGACTTGGACATCCTGGAGGACTGGACAGCGATCAGAAAG GCTGTCGCCAGCCTCGGCCCCCACAGAGGGAAGGTGGAGTCCGACACGTCCGCTTTCCCGTTCAGACCGGACAGAAGCCGACCCATTCTCAACTGCTGA
- the brms1la gene encoding breast cancer metastasis-suppressor 1-like protein-A isoform X3, which produces MRTIRKLCPNGRRLLTVRFIVGGSHWVEHPSIASQTAASSRVIFAAMPVHRDREKKESTAEDMEVEDHDQEGSSSEEEDSETSSVSEDGDSSEMDEEDCERRRMECLDEMSNLEKQFTDLKDQLYRERLTQVNSKLAEVEAGRAAEYLDPLAVLLENMQVRTKVAGIYKELCLESVKNKYKCEIQAACQHWESEKLLLFDTVQSELEEKIRRLEEDRHSIDITSELWHDELSGRKKRRDPFSPEKRRRRPSVVSGPYIVYMLPDLDILEDWTAIRKAVASLGPHRGKVESDTSAFPFRPDRSRPILNC; this is translated from the exons ATGCGCACTATTAGAAAACTATGTCCAAATGGACGCCGTTTATTGACAGTAAGATTCATAGTTGGCGGATCGCACTGGgtagagcatccatccattgcaTCTCAGACTGCAGCCTCAAG CAGAGTAATTTTTGCTGCCATGCCAGTGCACCGTGACCGTGAAAAGAAGGAGAGCACAGCAGAGGACATGGAGGTGGAGGATCATGATCAAGAAGGATCCAGTTCAGAGGAGGAGGATTCTGAAACATCGTCTGTCTCCGAAGATGGAGACAGCTCCG AAATGGATGAAGAGGATTGTGAGCGAAGAAGGATGGAGTGTTTGGATGAAATGTCAAATCTAGAGAAACAGTTTACTGATCTCAAAGACca GCTGTATCGGGAACGTCTCACTCAGGTCAACAGCAAGCTGGCAGAAGTGGAGGCCGGTCGTGCAGCAGAATATTTAGATCCTCTGGCCGTGCTGCTGGAGAACATGCAGGTTCGCACCAAGGTGGCAG GCATCTACAAGGAGTTGTGCTTGGAGTCTGTGAAGAATAAGTACAAGTGTGAGATCCAGGCTGCATGCCAGCACTGGGAG AGTGAGAAACTGTTGTTGTTTGATACGGTTCAAAGTGAACTGGAAGAGAAAATAAGAAGACTGGAGGAAGACAGACACAGCATTGATATAACATCAG AGCTGTGGCATGACGAGCTATccggaaggaagaaaagaagagaTCCTTTTAGTCCGGAGAAGAGAAGGAGACGACCTTCAGTAGTGTCTG GGCCTTATATAGTCTACATGCTTCCCGACTTGGACATCCTGGAGGACTGGACAGCGATCAGAAAG GCTGTCGCCAGCCTCGGCCCCCACAGAGGGAAGGTGGAGTCCGACACGTCCGCTTTCCCGTTCAGACCGGACAGAAGCCGACCCATTCTCAACTGCTGA
- the brms1la gene encoding breast cancer metastasis-suppressor 1-like protein-A isoform X5 — protein MGRKLHRDREKKESTAEDMEVEDHDQEGSSSEEEDSETSSVSEDGDSSEMDEEDCERRRMECLDEMSNLEKQFTDLKDQLYRERLTQVNSKLAEVEAGRAAEYLDPLAVLLENMQVRTKVAGNLNVSQNRSMPWRLRSHSKPLFLSGIYKELCLESVKNKYKCEIQAACQHWESEKLLLFDTVQSELEEKIRRLEEDRHSIDITSELWHDELSGRKKRRDPFSPEKRRRRPSVVSGPYIVYMLPDLDILEDWTAIRKAVASLGPHRGKVESDTSAFPFRPDRSRPILNC, from the exons ATGGGTAGGAAAT TGCACCGTGACCGTGAAAAGAAGGAGAGCACAGCAGAGGACATGGAGGTGGAGGATCATGATCAAGAAGGATCCAGTTCAGAGGAGGAGGATTCTGAAACATCGTCTGTCTCCGAAGATGGAGACAGCTCCG AAATGGATGAAGAGGATTGTGAGCGAAGAAGGATGGAGTGTTTGGATGAAATGTCAAATCTAGAGAAACAGTTTACTGATCTCAAAGACca GCTGTATCGGGAACGTCTCACTCAGGTCAACAGCAAGCTGGCAGAAGTGGAGGCCGGTCGTGCAGCAGAATATTTAGATCCTCTGGCCGTGCTGCTGGAGAACATGCAGGTTCGCACCAAGGTGGCAGGTAATCTTAACGTGTCACAAAATCGATCTATGCCCTGGCGCCTGCGTTCACATTCCAAACCCCTGTTTTTGTCAGGCATCTACAAGGAGTTGTGCTTGGAGTCTGTGAAGAATAAGTACAAGTGTGAGATCCAGGCTGCATGCCAGCACTGGGAG AGTGAGAAACTGTTGTTGTTTGATACGGTTCAAAGTGAACTGGAAGAGAAAATAAGAAGACTGGAGGAAGACAGACACAGCATTGATATAACATCAG AGCTGTGGCATGACGAGCTATccggaaggaagaaaagaagagaTCCTTTTAGTCCGGAGAAGAGAAGGAGACGACCTTCAGTAGTGTCTG GGCCTTATATAGTCTACATGCTTCCCGACTTGGACATCCTGGAGGACTGGACAGCGATCAGAAAG GCTGTCGCCAGCCTCGGCCCCCACAGAGGGAAGGTGGAGTCCGACACGTCCGCTTTCCCGTTCAGACCGGACAGAAGCCGACCCATTCTCAACTGCTGA
- the brms1la gene encoding breast cancer metastasis-suppressor 1-like protein-A isoform X7 — MVHRDREKKESTAEDMEVEDHDQEGSSSEEEDSETSSVSEDGDSSEMDEEDCERRRMECLDEMSNLEKQFTDLKDQLYRERLTQVNSKLAEVEAGRAAEYLDPLAVLLENMQVRTKVAGNLNVSQNRSMPWRLRSHSKPLFLSGIYKELCLESVKNKYKCEIQAACQHWESEKLLLFDTVQSELEEKIRRLEEDRHSIDITSELWHDELSGRKKRRDPFSPEKRRRRPSVVSGPYIVYMLPDLDILEDWTAIRKAVASLGPHRGKVESDTSAFPFRPDRSRPILNC; from the exons ATGG TGCACCGTGACCGTGAAAAGAAGGAGAGCACAGCAGAGGACATGGAGGTGGAGGATCATGATCAAGAAGGATCCAGTTCAGAGGAGGAGGATTCTGAAACATCGTCTGTCTCCGAAGATGGAGACAGCTCCG AAATGGATGAAGAGGATTGTGAGCGAAGAAGGATGGAGTGTTTGGATGAAATGTCAAATCTAGAGAAACAGTTTACTGATCTCAAAGACca GCTGTATCGGGAACGTCTCACTCAGGTCAACAGCAAGCTGGCAGAAGTGGAGGCCGGTCGTGCAGCAGAATATTTAGATCCTCTGGCCGTGCTGCTGGAGAACATGCAGGTTCGCACCAAGGTGGCAGGTAATCTTAACGTGTCACAAAATCGATCTATGCCCTGGCGCCTGCGTTCACATTCCAAACCCCTGTTTTTGTCAGGCATCTACAAGGAGTTGTGCTTGGAGTCTGTGAAGAATAAGTACAAGTGTGAGATCCAGGCTGCATGCCAGCACTGGGAG AGTGAGAAACTGTTGTTGTTTGATACGGTTCAAAGTGAACTGGAAGAGAAAATAAGAAGACTGGAGGAAGACAGACACAGCATTGATATAACATCAG AGCTGTGGCATGACGAGCTATccggaaggaagaaaagaagagaTCCTTTTAGTCCGGAGAAGAGAAGGAGACGACCTTCAGTAGTGTCTG GGCCTTATATAGTCTACATGCTTCCCGACTTGGACATCCTGGAGGACTGGACAGCGATCAGAAAG GCTGTCGCCAGCCTCGGCCCCCACAGAGGGAAGGTGGAGTCCGACACGTCCGCTTTCCCGTTCAGACCGGACAGAAGCCGACCCATTCTCAACTGCTGA